The following proteins are co-located in the Lagenorhynchus albirostris chromosome 2, mLagAlb1.1, whole genome shotgun sequence genome:
- the TMEM35B gene encoding transmembrane protein 35B, whose product MALPLAALRVLLGGFFALTGAAKLSEQISAPVSEQMKALFVQFAEVFPLKVFGYQPNPMSYQVAVGWLELLAGLLLVLGPPMLQEISNLLLTLLMMGAIFTLVSLKESLNTCIPAIVCLGLLLLLDIC is encoded by the exons ATGGCGCTCCCGCTCGCAGCTCTGCGCGTCCTGTTGGGCGGCTTCTTCGCGCTCACGGGGGCGGCCAAGCTCTCGGAGCAGATCTCGGCTCCGGTGTCAGAGCAGATG AAAGCCCTGTTCGTGCAGTTCGCTGAGGTGTTTCCACTGAAGGTGTTCGGCTACCAGCCAAATCCCATGAGCTACCAAGTGGCTGTGGGCTGGCTGGAACTGCTAGCTGGGTTGCTGCTGGTCCTGGGCCCACCGATGCTGCAAGAGATCAGCAACTTGCTTTTGACACTGCTCATGATGG GGGCTATCTTCACTTTGGTGTCTCTGAAAGAATCACTGAACACCTGCATCCCAGCCATCGTCTGCCTGgggctcctgctgctgctggataTCTGCTAG